The following proteins are co-located in the Telopea speciosissima isolate NSW1024214 ecotype Mountain lineage chromosome 9, Tspe_v1, whole genome shotgun sequence genome:
- the LOC122639287 gene encoding pentatricopeptide repeat-containing protein At5g39710 has product MRILKHQGSQPHIRALLFSNASFSSLNSHSDAFLSDKAFTLLKRYPNQLDSLSSQFTPQAASLLLLKSQFDQTLTLKFLNWAPNHSFFDIQCKCLTLHILTRFKLYKTAQSIAEVLVSEEDDCSLIFECLKSSYHLCSSSSSVFDLLVKSYAHLNMVRKALITIGLAKSHGFMPGILSYNSVLDAMFRSGDSVSSAEEFYGEMIRCGVSPNVYTYNILLRGCCGEGKLEKAFEVFREMERKGCAPTVVTFNTIVDAYCKLGKVNEAFRMFELMSQRGLQPNLISYNVIINGLCREGRMKETRDVLEEMDRKGMVPDKVTYNTLVNGHCKEGNIHQALILHAEMIRMGVSPNVVTYTALINSMCKAGNLNRAMEFLDEMRLRGLCPNEVTYTTLIDGFSKQGYLNEANQVLMEMTENGFSPSIVTFNALINGSCIFGRMDEALQVIQEMIARGLAPDVVSYSTIITGFCRNRDLDKAYEIKQEMVGKGVLADAVTYSSLIQGLCEQSRLVEACSLFHEMLSMGLPPDEFTYTTLINGYCMEGDVNKALILHDEMIQKGLLPDVVTYSVLINGLRKQARTREARQLLFRLFYDESVPSDVTYDTLIGHCSNVESKSMIALIKSFCMKGLMDEADQVFESMTQRNWKPNEVAYNVIIHGHSRSGNVRKAFGLYEEMIRLGFIPNTISVLALIKALFNEGMNNELSQLINDILRSCRLADAEISKVLVEINHKEGNMDAVFNVLTEMAKNGLLPNSEETTISTG; this is encoded by the coding sequence ATGCGCATTCTGAAGCACCAGGGTTCCCAACCCCACATACGTGCTCTCCTTTTCTCAAATGCTTCGTTTTCATCTCTTAATTCTCACTCTGATGCTTTCCTCTCAGACAAAGCCTTCACTCTTCTCAAGAGGTACCCCAACCAACTCGACTCATTATCTTCCCAATTCACCCCACAAGCAGCTTCCCTCCTTCTCCTCAAATCCCAATTcgatcaaaccctaaccctgaaATTCCTCAATTGGGCTCCCAATCATTCCTTCTTCGATATTCAATGCAAATGCCTTACCCTTCACATCCTCACTAGATTCAAGCTCTACAAGACTGCCCAATCCATTGCCGAAGTTCTGGTTTCTGAGGAGGATGACTGCTCTTTAATTTTTGAGTGCCTGAAATCAAGTTATCATCTTTGCAGCTCCAGTTCCTCTGTCTTTGATCTGCTGGTGAAGTCATATGCTCACTTGAACATGGTTAGGAAAGCCTTAATTACTATTGGTTTAGCAAAATCTCATGGATTTATGCCTGGCATCTTGTCGTACAACTCCGTCCTTGATGCGATGTTCAGGTCTGGGGATTCGGTCTCGTCAGCAGAGGAGTTTTATGGGGAGATGATCAGATGTGGGGTATCTCCTAATGTGTATACTTATAACATTCTGCTTAGAGGTTGTTGTGGAGAAGGGAAATTGGAGAAGGCTTTTGAAGTTTTCCGTGAGATGGAGAGAAAGGGTTGTGCCCCAACTGTAGTCACATTCAACACTATAGTTGATGCATATTGTAAACTGGGAAAGGTCAATGAAGCATTCAGGATGTTCGAATTAATGTCTCAGAGGGGTTTGCAGCCAAATTTGATTTCCTATAATGTGATTATCAATGGATTATGCCGAGAAGGTAGGATGAAAGAAACACGTGATGTGCTTGAGGAAATGGATAGGAAGGGCATGGTTCCTGATAAGGTCACCTACAACACACTTGTTAATGGTCATTGCAAGGAAGGGAACATCCATCAGGCACTTATTTTACATGCGGAGATGATCAGGATGGGGGTAAGCCCGAACGTTGTTACTTACACAGCCTTGATCAATAGCATGTGTAAGGCTGGAAATCTAAATCGAGCTATGGAATTCTTGGATGAGATGCGCCTGAGAGGACTTTGTCCCAATGAGGTAACCTATACCACCTTGATTGATGGTTTTTCTAAGCAGGGATATTTGAATGAAGCAAATCAAGTTTTGATGGAAATGACTGAGAATGGATTctcaccttccattgttactTTTAACGCACTTATCAATGGAAGCTGCATCTTTGGAAGAATGGATGAAGCTCTGCAGGTCATCCAAGAAATGATAGCAAGGGGTTTGGCCCCAGATGTCGTTAGTTATAGCACAATTATAACTGGTTTTTGCAGAAACAGGGATTTGGACAAGGCATATGAAATCAAGCAGGAGATGGTTGGAAAGGGTGTATTAGCTGATGCTGTCACTTATTCGTCACTAATTCAAGGTCTCTGTGAACAGAGTAGACTTGTTGAAGCTTGCAGCCTTTTCCACGAGATGTTGAGCATGGGCCTGCCTCCAGATGAATTTACTTATACGACTCTGATCAATGGTTATTGCATGGAAGGGGATGTAAATAAAGCTCTCATTCTGCACGATGAAATGATACAAAAGGGTTTGCTTCCTGATGTTGTCACCTACAGTGTGCTTATAAATGGGCTCCGTAAACAAGCTCGGACTAGGGAAGCAAGGCAGCTTTTGTTCAGGTTGTTTTATGATGAGTCCGTTCCGAGTGATGTAACATATGATACACTAATCGGTCATTGCAGTAATGTTGAATCTAAGAGTATGATAGCTCTCATAAAGAGTTTTTGTATGAAGGGATTGATGGATGAAGCAGATCAAGTTTTTGAATCAATGACTCAGAGAAACTGGAAGCCTAATGAAGTAGCCTACAATGTAATTATACATGGGCATTCTAGAAGTGGGAATGTGCGGAAAGCATTTGGACTGTATGAGGAAATGATAAGATTAGGTTTCATTCCTAACACTATTAGTGTTCTTGCCCTGATAAAAGCTCTTTTTAATGAGGGAATGAACAATGAATTGAGTCAACTCATTAATGATATCTTGAGGAGTTGTAGGCTTGCTGATGCTGAGATTTCGAAAGTTCTTGTTGAGATCAACCATAAAGAAGGGAACATGGATGCTGTTTTTAATGTCCTAACTGAAATGGCTAAGAATGGGCTCCTCCCTAATAGTGAGGAAACAACAATATCAACAGGATAA
- the LOC122639466 gene encoding elongation factor 2-like — protein MVKFTAEELRRIMDLKHNIRNMSVIAHVDHGKSTLTDSLVAAAGIIAQEVAGDVRMTDTRADEAERGITIKSTGISLYYEMTDAALKSYKGERKGNEYLINLIDSPGHVDFSSEVTAALRITDGALVVVDCIEGVCVQTETVLRQALGERIRPVLTVNKMDRCFLELQVDGEEAYQTFQRVIENANVIMATYEDPLLGDVQVYPEKGTVAFSAGLHGWAFTLTNFAKMYASKFGVDESKMMERLWGENYFDPATKKWTSKNTGSATCKRGFVQFCYEPIKQIINTCMNDQKDKLWPMLQKLGVTMKSDEKELCGKALMKRVMQTWLPASSALLEMMIFHLPSPSTAQKYRVENLYEGPMDDMYANAIRNCDPDGPLMLYVSKMIPASDKGRFFAFGRVFAGKVSTGLKVRIMGPNYVPGQKKDLYVKSVQRTVIWMGKKQESVEDVPCGNTVALVGLDQFITKNATLTNEKDVDAHPIRAMKFSVSPVVRVAVQCKVASDLPKLVEGLKRLAKSDPMVVCMIEESGEHIIAGAGELHLEICLKDLQEDFMGGAEIIQSDPVVSFRETVLEKSCRTVMSKSPNKHNRLYMEARPLEEGLAEAIDDGRIGPRDDPKVRSKVLSEEFGWDKDLAKKIWCFGPETTGPNMVVDMCKGVQYLNEIKDSVVAGFQWASKEGALAEENMRGICFEVCDVVLHADAIHRGGGQVIPTARRVIYASQLTAKPRLLEPVYLVEIQAPEQALGGIYGVLNQKRGHVFEEMQRPGTPLYNIKAYLPVVESFGFSSTLRAATSGQAFPQCVFDHWDMMSSDPLESGTQASQLVADIRKRKGLKEQMTPLSEFEDKL, from the exons ATG GTGAAGTTTACTGCAGAGGAGCTTCGCAGGATTATGGACCTGAAACACAACATTCGTAATATGTCTGTGATTGCCCATGTGGATCATG GGAAGTCTACTCTTACAGATTCTCTTGTGGCAGCTGCTGGAATCATTGCACAAGAAGTTGCAGGAGATGTTCGGATGACTGATACCCGCGCAGATGAGGCAGAGCGAGGCATTACTATTAAATCAACTGGTATTTCTCTGTACTATGAGATGACAGATGCTGCTCTGAAAAGCTACAAGGGGGAACGTAAGGGGAACGAGTATCTGATCAATTTGATTGATTCCCCTGGGCACGTTGATTTCTCATCTGAGGTCACAGCTGCTCTCCGTATTACTGATGGTGCACTTGTAGTGGTGGACTGTATTGAGGGTGTGTGTGTTCAAACTGAGACTGTGCTGCGACAGGCCCTTGGTGAAAGGATTAGGCCTGTGTTGACTGTAAACAAGATGGACAGGTGCTTCCTTGAGCTTCAGGTGGATGGAGAAGAGGCTTATCAGACCTTTCAGAGGGTCATTGAGAATGCCAATGTGATTATGGCCACGTATGAGGATCCACTTCTTGGGGATGTCCAGGTTTACCCTGAGAAAGGTACAGTTGCCTTCTCTGCTGGTCTGCATGGTTGGGCTTTCACTTTGACCAATTTTGCCAAGATGTACGCATCCAAGTTCGGTGTAGATGAGTCAAAGATGATGGAAAGGCTCTGGGGTGAGAATTATTTTGACCCTGCCACCAAGAAATGGACCAGCAAGAACACTGGGTCAGCAACCTGCAAGAGGGGTTTTGTCCAGTTCTGTTATGAACCTATCAAGCAGATTATCAATACTTGCATGAATGATCAAAAAGACAAGCTGTGGCCAATGTTGCAGAAGCTTGGTGTGACCATGAAGTCTGACGAGAAAGAATTGTGTGGGAAAGCTTTGATGAAGCGTGTTATGCAGACCTGGCTCCCAGCTAGCAGTGCTCTACTTGAAATGATGATCTTTCACCTTCCATCTCCTTCCACAGCCCAGAAGTATCGTGTTGAGAACTTGTATGAGGGTCCTATGGATGATATGTATGCTAATGCAATTAGGAACTGTGATCCTGATGGACCTCTTATGCTTTATGTGTCCAAGATGATTCCGGCCTCTGACAAAGGTAGGTTCTTTGCTTTTGGTCGTGTCTTCGCTGGTAAAGTCTCTACAGGTTTGAAGGTTAGAATCATGGGACCAAACTATGTTCCTGGCCAGAAGAAGGACTTGTACGTTAAGAGTGTGCAAAGAACTGTTATATGGATGGGAAAGAAGCAGGAATCAGTTGAGGATGTGCCTTGTGGTAACACAGTCGCTCTGGTTGGTCTTGACCAGTTCATTACAAAGAATGCAACCCTGACAAATGAGAAGGATGTTGATGCTCATCCAATTCGTGCTATGAAGTTCTCTGTGTCACCAGTTGTGCGTGTGGCTGTACAATGTAAGGTTGCTTCAGATCTTCCAAAACTCGTTGAAGGTCTGAAACGTCTGGCCAAGTCGGATCCTATGGTGGTGTGTATGATAGAGGAGTCTGGAGAGCACATCATTGCTGGTGCTGGTGAGCTCCACCTCGAGATCTGTTTGAAGGATTTGCAAGAAGACTTTATGGGTGGCGCCGAGATCATTCAATCTGATCCCGTTGTTTCTTTCCGTGAGACTGTCCTTGAGAAGTCATGCCGAACTGTCATGAGCAAGTCACCAAACAAGCACAACCGTTTATACATGGAAGCAAGGCCCTTGGAGGAAGGTCTTGCAGAAGCCATTGATGATGGGCGTATTGGTCCAAGGGATGATCCTAAGGTTCGTTCAAAGGTCCTGTCAGAGGAGTTTGGGTGGGACAAAGATCTTGCCAAGAAGATCTGGTGTTTTGGACCTGAGACCACAGGGCCAAACATGGTCGTTGATATGTGTAAGGGAGTACAGTATCTGAATGAAATCAAGGACTCAGTTGTTGCTGGTTTCCAATGGGCTTCGAAGGAGGGAGCTTTGGCTGAAGAAAACATGAGGGGTATCTGCTTTGAGGTTTGTGATGTGGTGCTGCATGCTGATGCCATCCACAGAGGAGGTGGTCAGGTTATTCCAACTGCTAGGAGGGTCATCTATGCTTCTCAGCTCACTGCCAAACCCAGGCTTCTGGAGCCAGTCTACTTAGTCGAGATCCAGGCACCAGAGCAGGCACTTGGTGGTATCTATGGTGTTCTGAACCAGAAGCGTGGCCACGTCTTTGAGGAAATGCAAAGACCAGGTACCCCACTCTACAACATCAAGGCTTACCTTCCTGTCGTTGAATCATTTGGATTCTCAAGTACGCTCAGGGCTGCAACCTCGGGTCAGGCCTTTCCCCAGTGTGTGTTTGATCATTGGGACATGATGTCTTCTGACCCATTGGAGTCTGGAACCCAGGCTTCACAGCTGGTTGCTGACATTAGAAAGAGGAAAGGTTTGAAAGAGCAGATGACTCCACTCTCTGAGTTCGAGGATAAGCTATAA